From Salarias fasciatus chromosome 5, fSalaFa1.1, whole genome shotgun sequence, a single genomic window includes:
- the olfml3b gene encoding olfactomedin-like protein 3A, with protein MRGLVVLVTLACLATAQHQALIDYLERRLLAIEDRISLWHEQTARYASELRELKQQMVSQLENLDKEKETLRMNLDGVGTRVDRVERELDYLETQNGAQPCVDVDDKLIEQQVTLVEEKQKAKYSKHSDCSDMISTIKAMKILKRVGGPKGMWTKDTSRSSGKVYVFNGTEEDTVYEFGSVQDFTRSAGLSLSTELTLPSAWAGTGHVVYNSYVYYVRQEEEVMVAKYDIKSRSMTDSAVFPVQDHVPVYSLSPETVMDLAVDEEGLWAIYSTRQNDRHISLAKVDAVSLDIEQMWDTNCPRENAEGAFVICGTLYVVYNTKQPGRSRVQCVFDVNDVMVSEEAPLVYFPKRYGSHASLKYNPQEQLLYAWDDGYQILYKLIMKKKLEI; from the exons ATGAGAGGACTTGTGGTCTTGGTCACCCTGGCCTGCCTTGCCACTGCCCAGCACCAGGCACTGATTGACTACTTGGAGCGGCGGCTGCTCGCTATTGAG gacaggatcTCCCTGTGGCACGAGCAGACCGCCCGCTATGCCTCGGAGCTGCgggagctgaagcagcagatggtctcccagctggagaacctggacaaagaaaaagagacgcTGAGAATGAACCTGGACGGCGTGGGGACGAGGGTGGACCGGGTGGAGCGGGAGCTGGACTACCTGGAGACTCAGAACGGGGCGCAGCCGTGCGTGGACGTGGACGACAAGCTGATCGAGCAGCAGGTgactctggtggaggagaagcagaaggCCAAGTACTCCAAACACTCGG ACTGCAGCGACATGATCTCCACAATAAAAGCCATGAAGATCCTGAAGCGAGTCGGCGGGCCGAAGGGCATGTGGACCAAAGACACCAGCAGGAGCTCTGGGAAGGTCTACGTGTTCAACGGGACGGAAGAAGACACCGTCTACGAGTTTGGCTCAGTGCAGGACTTCACCCGCTCAGCCGGCCTGTCTCTGTCCACGGAGCTGACGCTGCCCTCGGCCTGGGCGGGAACCGGGCACGTGGTCTACAACAGCTACGTCTATTAcgtcaggcaggaggaggaggtgatggtgGCCAAATACGACATCAAGAGCCGGTCGATGACGGACAGCGCCGTGTTCCCGGTGCAGGACCACGTCCCCGTGTACAGCCTGAGCCCCGAGACCGTCATGGACCTGGCGGTGGACGAGGAGGGGCTGTGGGCCATATACTCCACGCGGCAGAACGACAGACACATCTCTCTGGCCAAGGTGGACGCCGTCTCGCTGGACATTGAGCAGATGTGGGACACGAACTGTCCGAGGGAGAACGCAGAGGGGGCGTTCGTCATCTGCGGCACGCTGTACGTGGTTTACAACACCAAGCAGCCGGGGCGCTCGCGGGTGCAGTGCGTGTTCGACGTCAACGACGTGATGGTCAGCGAAGAGGCGCCGCTGGTTTACTTCCCCAAACGCTACGGCTCGCACGCCAGCTTGAAGTACAACCcgcaggagcagctgctgtacGCCTGGGACGACGGATACCAGATCCTCTACAAGCTCATCATGAAGAAGAAGCTCGAAATCTGA